A genomic window from Chitinophaga pollutisoli includes:
- the nuoI gene encoding NADH-quinone oxidoreductase subunit NuoI: protein MFSLLRSMWLVFLHMFHKRETYQYPEEKAPLPARWRGRIALTRDPDGGERCVGCYLCAAACPVDCIALQAAEAPDGRRYPGFFRINFSRCIFCGFCEEACPTYAIQLLPDFEMAEYDRQNLVYEKEDLLINSQGKYPGYNYYRVAGMAISGKEKGEAQREEPPVDVRSLLP, encoded by the coding sequence ATGTTCAGTTTACTCCGCAGCATGTGGCTGGTGTTCCTGCACATGTTCCACAAACGCGAAACTTACCAGTACCCTGAAGAAAAGGCGCCTCTTCCCGCCCGCTGGCGCGGTCGCATCGCGCTCACCCGCGACCCCGACGGCGGTGAGCGCTGCGTGGGATGCTATCTCTGCGCTGCAGCCTGCCCGGTCGATTGCATCGCGCTGCAGGCGGCCGAAGCGCCCGACGGAAGGCGGTATCCCGGATTCTTCCGCATCAATTTTTCCCGCTGCATCTTCTGCGGGTTCTGCGAAGAGGCTTGTCCTACCTACGCCATCCAGCTGTTGCCCGATTTCGAAATGGCGGAGTACGACCGGCAGAACCTGGTGTATGAGAAAGAGGACCTGCTGATCAACAGCCAGGGAAAATATCCCGGTTACAATTATTACCGCGTGGCGGGCATGGCCATTTCCGGGAAGGAGAAAGGCGAAGCGCAACGCGAAGAGCCACCGGTGGATGTGCGCAGTCTTTTACCATAA
- the nuoF gene encoding NADH-quinone oxidoreductase subunit NuoF — MERPLTQHITFPPLELRQYEAIGGYQAVRKAVRHMQPKDVTALVKESNMKGRGGAGFSTGMKWSFVPMDVPGPKYLVANADEMEPGTFKDRWLLEGNPHQLLEGMIVAAYAIQATEAFVFLRWAYKDAAIAIRKAIAEAYDAGYLGKDILGTGYSLEMHLHTGVGRYMCGEETALLNSLEGKRATPRAKPPFPQVSGLFGKPTIVNNVETLSFIPHIINKGADWFKSLSRTADGGTKIYGVSGRVRKPGAWELPMGITMRELIEEYAGGMKEGYGFRGVLPGGASTDFLIDKHMDITLDFAGVAAAGSRLGTGTMVVLDDQTCPVGFVHNLEHFFAQESCGFCTPCREGLPWTEKLLWAIEQGRGQEEDLELLLRHTEWLGPGNTFCALAPGAMEPLQSALKYFRDDFERHIREHRCPYHDPVPAVPASAHLHHTHHL; from the coding sequence ATGGAACGTCCGCTCACACAACACATCACCTTTCCGCCACTGGAGCTTCGCCAGTACGAAGCCATCGGCGGCTACCAGGCCGTGCGCAAGGCGGTTCGCCATATGCAGCCCAAAGACGTGACGGCCCTCGTGAAGGAATCTAACATGAAAGGCCGCGGCGGCGCGGGATTCAGTACGGGCATGAAATGGAGTTTCGTGCCGATGGATGTTCCCGGGCCCAAATACCTCGTGGCCAACGCCGACGAAATGGAACCTGGCACTTTCAAAGACCGCTGGCTCCTGGAAGGCAATCCCCACCAGCTGCTGGAAGGTATGATCGTGGCGGCGTACGCCATCCAGGCCACCGAGGCGTTTGTGTTCCTGCGATGGGCGTATAAAGACGCGGCCATCGCGATCCGTAAGGCGATCGCGGAGGCATATGACGCGGGGTACCTGGGAAAAGATATCCTCGGCACCGGTTATTCGCTCGAAATGCATCTGCATACCGGTGTGGGAAGATATATGTGTGGAGAAGAAACGGCGCTGCTAAACTCGCTCGAAGGCAAACGCGCCACGCCGCGTGCCAAGCCCCCGTTCCCGCAGGTATCAGGATTGTTCGGCAAGCCCACCATCGTCAATAATGTGGAGACGCTTTCCTTCATCCCGCATATCATCAACAAAGGGGCCGACTGGTTCAAATCCCTCAGCCGCACGGCCGACGGCGGCACCAAGATCTACGGCGTTTCCGGCAGGGTGCGCAAACCCGGCGCCTGGGAACTTCCGATGGGTATTACGATGCGCGAACTGATAGAAGAATATGCCGGAGGGATGAAGGAAGGTTATGGTTTCAGGGGCGTATTGCCAGGTGGCGCATCCACCGATTTCCTCATCGACAAACACATGGATATTACGCTCGATTTCGCGGGTGTGGCCGCGGCGGGAAGCCGCCTGGGAACGGGCACTATGGTGGTGCTCGACGACCAGACCTGTCCCGTCGGGTTTGTGCATAACCTCGAACATTTCTTCGCGCAGGAGTCCTGCGGTTTCTGTACGCCCTGCCGCGAAGGCCTTCCCTGGACCGAGAAGCTGCTCTGGGCCATTGAGCAGGGCAGGGGACAGGAGGAAGACCTGGAGCTGCTGCTGCGCCATACAGAATGGCTCGGGCCGGGTAATACGTTCTGCGCGCTGGCGCCCGGAGCCATGGAACCACTGCAAAGCGCGCTCAAATATTTCCGCGATGATTTTGAAAGACACATCCGGGAGCACCGTTGCCCTTACCACGATCCGGTACCGGCCGTTCCCGCATCCGCTCACCTCCATCATACCCATCACTTATGA
- the nuoH gene encoding NADH-quinone oxidoreductase subunit NuoH gives MEAHYWWIVGGVLFVLLNTAAGLIWLERRMLALWQDRYGPNRAGPFGILIVLADTLKLFFKEDWIPPFADKVVFVFAPAVVVASVLMAFAVVPFGPGIVVADMNIGILFFLAMTSLGVYSIVLGGWASNNKYALLGAMRGASQMISYEVFMGLTLMGTVILSGTFNLGEIVEAQKGMWYIFPQLLGFVIFFIAGIAETHRLPFDIPEAESELVAGFHSEYSGMKFGMFFIGEYLGITLISSMIVTLYFGGWLGPAFLPGVIWFVIKTFVFIMVFILLRASMPRPRYDQLMEYGWKVLFPLSLLNLLGTAAIKLIIDK, from the coding sequence ATGGAAGCTCATTACTGGTGGATCGTCGGTGGCGTACTGTTTGTACTGCTCAATACGGCCGCCGGCCTGATCTGGCTCGAAAGGCGGATGCTCGCCCTCTGGCAGGACAGGTACGGCCCCAACCGCGCAGGGCCTTTCGGCATCCTGATTGTGCTGGCCGATACGCTGAAGCTGTTCTTTAAAGAGGACTGGATACCGCCGTTTGCGGACAAAGTGGTATTCGTGTTCGCGCCGGCGGTGGTGGTGGCGAGTGTGCTCATGGCATTTGCCGTGGTGCCGTTTGGGCCGGGGATCGTGGTGGCGGATATGAACATCGGCATCCTCTTTTTCCTCGCCATGACTTCGCTGGGTGTGTACAGCATTGTGCTGGGGGGATGGGCGTCCAACAACAAATACGCCTTGCTGGGCGCCATGCGCGGGGCTTCGCAGATGATCAGCTATGAAGTGTTTATGGGCCTGACGCTGATGGGTACGGTGATCCTCAGCGGCACATTCAACCTCGGCGAGATCGTGGAGGCGCAAAAGGGAATGTGGTACATCTTCCCGCAGCTGCTGGGGTTCGTCATCTTTTTCATTGCCGGTATCGCCGAAACGCACCGCCTGCCATTCGATATCCCGGAAGCGGAAAGCGAACTGGTAGCGGGATTTCACTCGGAATATTCGGGGATGAAATTCGGGATGTTCTTCATCGGGGAATATCTCGGCATCACCCTCATTTCGTCCATGATCGTGACGCTGTATTTCGGGGGATGGCTGGGACCGGCCTTTCTGCCCGGCGTTATCTGGTTTGTCATCAAAACGTTCGTGTTCATCATGGTTTTTATCCTGTTGCGTGCTTCCATGCCGCGACCGCGGTACGACCAGCTGATGGAATACGGATGGAAGGTATTGTTCCCGCTGTCGTTGCTCAATCTGCTGGGCACTGCGGCCATCAAATTAATCATCGATAAATGA
- the nuoE gene encoding NADH-quinone oxidoreductase subunit NuoE, producing the protein MLSMTEKEKIEEEIRLVPIKKAACIEALKIVQAHRRWVSDESIRDVADILDMSPEEVDSVATFYNLIFRQPVGRHIILLCDSISCYVMGLKGIHEELTGLLGIQYGQTTADGRFTLLPNPCLGTCDHAPALMVDNDLYRDLHPAALADILDKYT; encoded by the coding sequence ATGCTATCGATGACCGAAAAAGAAAAAATCGAAGAAGAGATCAGGCTGGTGCCGATCAAAAAAGCTGCCTGCATAGAGGCGCTAAAGATCGTCCAGGCGCACCGCAGATGGGTGTCCGACGAAAGTATCCGCGATGTCGCCGATATCCTGGATATGAGTCCCGAGGAGGTCGACAGTGTGGCCACGTTCTACAATCTCATCTTCCGCCAGCCCGTGGGCCGGCACATCATCCTGCTTTGCGACAGCATCAGTTGCTACGTGATGGGGCTGAAAGGGATTCATGAAGAACTGACGGGGCTGCTGGGTATTCAATACGGGCAAACTACGGCCGACGGGCGTTTCACGCTGTTGCCGAATCCCTGCCTGGGCACCTGCGACCATGCGCCGGCGCTGATGGTCGACAACGATCTGTACCGCGATCTGCATCCCGCCGCATTGGCGGACATACTCGATAAATATACCTGA
- the nuoG gene encoding NADH-quinone oxidoreductase subunit NuoG yields the protein MTIYIDNKPYEVKPGSNLLEAVLQLGMNLPYFCWHPALGSVGACRQCAVKVFKDEDDKTGRIVMGCMEPVKDNLRLSVEDPGAKAFREQVIGWLMTNHPHDCAVCDEGGSCHLQDMTVMTGHTYRHYRFSKRTYENQDLGPFLNHEMNRCIQCYRCVRFYKDYAGGKDLNVFAAHNHVYFGRCENGTLESEFSGNLAEVCPTGVFTDKTLKSHYTRKWDMTWAPSVCQGCSLGCNISAGERYGSLRQIANRYNGEVNGYFLCDRGRYGYEFVNSDQRILQPAIRPHSNGTINKAHILDQVAQRLKNGRTIGIGSPRASLESNFALKLLVGEDNFFLGVSDSDHDHASLALKILREGPVRTPSLQEAGQADAVLILGEDLTNTAPMLALAVRQALRRKPEADAMGQIHLSDWQDAAVREAVQDKHGPLFIFHTVPTKLDELAEDVRRGAPEQLARLGFAVAKALGADIDPITGLSAEENTLADKIAATLMAAERPLIVSGYGSGCDHMMKAAANVAWALQQKGRQPKLSLTLPEVNSLGLEMLGGHRLDTAIDVLRQGEADTVIVLENDLYRRADAHLIDEIFLHAQDVILIDHLYNRTAEKATVLLPAGTFAEADGTVVNNEGRAQRFYQVFVPKGEVQESWRWCLQIAEGSEVRALHGLHNLDDIDWAITTGMPALAQLQHLAPHADFRINGQRIPREPHRYSGRTAMLANENVSEPKPAEDLDTPLSFTMEGYRGEPPSPLIPFFWSPGWNSVQSVNKYQQEIGGHLHGGDPGIRLLEPHLNGGPKYFHEVPDTFVPVPGHVHIMPLYHIFGSEELSMYTHGIAKNAADYCCLYLNPDDLARWNIAPGNWVTVEMDHHTCRLVATPNHWMPHGLAGVTAGMPHSPVVDLPVLAKMRVND from the coding sequence ATGACCATCTACATCGATAACAAACCATACGAGGTGAAGCCGGGCAGCAACCTGCTGGAAGCCGTGCTGCAGCTGGGCATGAACCTGCCTTATTTTTGCTGGCACCCGGCGCTGGGTTCCGTGGGCGCCTGCCGCCAGTGCGCCGTGAAAGTGTTTAAAGACGAAGACGATAAAACGGGAAGGATCGTGATGGGATGCATGGAACCCGTGAAAGACAACCTCCGTCTGTCTGTTGAAGACCCTGGCGCTAAAGCTTTCCGTGAACAGGTTATAGGCTGGCTGATGACGAACCACCCGCACGATTGCGCGGTGTGCGACGAAGGCGGCTCCTGCCATCTGCAGGATATGACCGTGATGACCGGCCACACTTACCGCCATTACCGTTTTTCCAAACGCACGTACGAAAACCAGGACCTGGGGCCTTTCCTCAATCACGAAATGAACCGCTGCATCCAATGTTACCGCTGCGTACGTTTCTATAAAGATTATGCCGGGGGGAAAGACCTGAACGTTTTCGCCGCGCATAACCACGTCTACTTCGGGCGTTGCGAAAACGGCACGCTGGAAAGCGAATTCAGCGGCAATCTCGCGGAAGTTTGCCCTACGGGCGTGTTTACCGACAAGACCCTCAAATCGCACTATACCCGCAAATGGGATATGACCTGGGCGCCGTCGGTGTGCCAGGGATGTTCGCTGGGCTGCAATATCAGCGCCGGCGAGCGTTATGGTTCGCTTCGCCAGATCGCCAATCGCTACAACGGCGAAGTGAACGGATATTTCCTCTGCGACCGCGGGCGTTATGGATATGAATTTGTCAACAGCGACCAGCGTATCCTTCAACCCGCCATCCGTCCGCATTCCAACGGCACGATCAACAAAGCGCACATCCTGGATCAGGTGGCGCAACGTTTGAAAAACGGGCGTACCATTGGTATCGGCTCGCCGCGGGCCAGTCTCGAATCCAATTTCGCGCTGAAGTTGTTGGTAGGGGAAGATAATTTCTTCCTCGGCGTGTCGGATTCGGATCATGACCATGCATCGCTGGCGTTGAAGATCCTTCGTGAAGGGCCCGTACGCACACCATCGCTGCAGGAAGCCGGGCAAGCGGATGCGGTTTTGATATTAGGAGAAGATCTCACCAATACCGCGCCTATGCTGGCGCTGGCGGTACGGCAGGCATTACGGCGGAAGCCGGAAGCCGATGCCATGGGGCAAATCCATCTTAGCGACTGGCAGGACGCCGCCGTGCGGGAAGCCGTACAGGACAAACACGGGCCGCTTTTTATTTTCCATACCGTGCCCACGAAACTCGATGAGCTGGCGGAAGACGTTCGCCGCGGCGCTCCCGAGCAGCTGGCGCGCCTGGGATTCGCGGTGGCCAAAGCGTTAGGAGCCGATATCGATCCCATTACCGGGTTGAGCGCCGAGGAAAATACATTGGCGGACAAGATTGCGGCAACGCTCATGGCAGCGGAGCGCCCGCTCATCGTCAGCGGTTACGGCAGCGGCTGCGATCATATGATGAAAGCGGCGGCCAATGTGGCCTGGGCGCTTCAGCAGAAAGGGCGTCAACCCAAGCTGAGCCTCACCCTGCCTGAAGTTAACAGCCTCGGCCTCGAAATGCTCGGCGGCCACCGGCTCGATACCGCCATCGACGTGCTGCGGCAAGGGGAGGCCGATACTGTGATCGTACTGGAAAACGACCTGTACCGCCGGGCCGACGCGCACCTGATCGACGAAATCTTCCTGCACGCGCAGGATGTCATCCTGATCGACCATTTATACAACCGCACCGCCGAGAAAGCCACGGTGCTGCTGCCCGCGGGTACCTTCGCCGAAGCCGACGGCACCGTCGTCAACAACGAAGGCCGCGCGCAGCGTTTCTACCAGGTGTTTGTTCCCAAAGGCGAAGTGCAGGAAAGCTGGCGATGGTGTCTGCAGATCGCGGAAGGCTCGGAAGTACGCGCGCTCCACGGCCTGCATAACCTAGACGATATCGACTGGGCTATCACCACCGGCATGCCCGCGCTGGCGCAGCTGCAGCACCTGGCGCCCCATGCGGATTTCCGGATCAACGGGCAGCGCATCCCCCGTGAACCGCACCGTTACAGCGGGAGGACGGCCATGCTGGCCAACGAAAACGTGAGCGAACCGAAGCCCGCGGAAGATTTGGATACGCCGCTTTCCTTTACCATGGAGGGCTACAGGGGAGAACCGCCTTCGCCGCTCATTCCGTTCTTCTGGTCGCCGGGCTGGAATTCCGTGCAATCCGTGAACAAATACCAGCAGGAAATAGGCGGGCACCTGCACGGCGGGGACCCCGGCATCCGCCTGCTGGAGCCGCACCTGAACGGCGGCCCGAAGTATTTCCACGAAGTGCCAGATACGTTCGTGCCGGTGCCGGGGCATGTGCATATCATGCCGTTGTACCACATTTTCGGGTCGGAAGAACTGAGTATGTACACACACGGCATCGCAAAGAACGCGGCGGATTATTGTTGCCTCTATCTCAACCCGGATGATCTCGCGCGCTGGAACATCGCACCCGGCAACTGGGTAACAGTGGAGATGGATCATCATACCTGCCGTCTGGTGGCAACGCCCAATCACTGGATGCCGCACGGCCTGGCGGGCGTTACCGCCGGGATGCCGCATTCGCCGGTAGTGGATTTGCCGGTGCTGGCGAAGATGCGGGTAAACGATTAA